The following are encoded together in the Oncorhynchus masou masou isolate Uvic2021 chromosome 5, UVic_Omas_1.1, whole genome shotgun sequence genome:
- the LOC135539741 gene encoding contactin-2-like, translating into MVRWSVRMILLSLIPLALSYAVGGDVCITGHDSGPVFEEQPSSVVYPEGLSKGTVTLNCQARASPAATYRWHVNGTNVPVGDLRYTLVAGNLVISGPQYGSDGGSYQCLAMNRCGTILSRVANLKFGYLHDFSGEGQSPQTVYEGAGAFLACQAPAHYPALSYRWFVNDFPNFVKPEGGRWFVSQVTGNLYLAKAEPNDTASYFCFTTIDMDISTKSTFSKANQLTVQPDANIRKSAPAIKVRFPAETYALAGHTTQLECFAYGNPIPKLRWRKVDGLLPSKAGASAEGPILTLPEMTFHDEGVYECEAYNSEGRDKHQGRINVQAQPEWLQVMSDSEVEISSELHWTCVAAGKPRPSIRWLRNGQPLSTQDRVEVNGGRLKVINLALEDSGMYQCVAENKHDTIYSNAELRVQVQAPDFRSNPVRRLVPAARGGQVMLECRPRAAPKPTLFWSRGTELLTNSSRVTVTPDGLLWIHNISRADEGKYTCFAENYLGKANSTGHLSVRDATKITLAPSNADINQEENVTLQCHASHDPTMDLTFTWAHNGALLDLDDPAGPYHRVEGKETIGDLLIVSGQLSQAGTYSCTAQTVVDSASASAKLVVRGPPGPPGGLVVKNVAETSAELRWSRGYDNHSPIGKYVIMGFSPLSSGWRTMRTEPSNIEGNAESARVVGLLPWMDYEFQVIASNILGSGEPSMSSHTVRTQQAAPTVAPSGLGGGGGDRNELIITWTPMAREYQNGDGFGYILAFRKRNTPTWVVERVSNVESSRYVYSNQSLSPYCPFEVKIKAYNRKGEGPFSQIALVHSAEEEPTVAPLRINATALTAFEMQVSWDPVQHLSANGILRGYEIRYWRQHEREAAADRVRTAGLETTARVTGLRPSTRYHVTVLAYNSAGTGPASPKSTVTTRRPPPNRPPGNVFWKTDGSWVTVRWDHVKALGNESAVLGYKVLYKHEGQSALKVLDKGKTSVTLPLPKDNGYVVLEIRSWGEGGDGAAHETVVSRDSGTGMMVQNQARSPWSNHAPLLLTATLSLTLIGLLDL; encoded by the exons gcgGGGACGTGTGCATAACGGGTCATGACAGTGGGCCAGTGTTTGAGGAGCAGCCCAGCAGTGTGGTTTACCCAGAAGGTCTCAGTAAGGGAACAGTTACTCTCAACTGCCAGGCTAGAGCCAGCCCTGCTGCTACGTACAG GTGGCATGTGAATGGTACGAATGTCCCAGTAGGGGACCTCCGGTATACACTGGTAGCCGGTAACCTGGTGATCAGTGGTCCCCAGTACGGCAGTGACGGAGGCTCCTACCAGTGTCTGGCCATGAACCGCTGTGGCACCATACTCAGCCGCGTCGCCAATCTCAAATTCGGCT ACCTCCATGACTTCTCTGGGGAAGGGCAGAGCCCGCAGACAGTGTACGAGGGTGCAGGTGCCTTCCTGGCCTGTCAGGCCCCCGCCCACtatccag CGCTGTCCTACCGCTGGTTCGTTAACGACTTCCCCAACTTCGTGAAGCCTGAAGGGGGTAGGTGGTTCGTCTCCCAGGTAACGGGCAACCTGTACCTGGCCAAGGCGGAGCCTAACGATACAGCAAGCTACTTTTGCTTCACCACCATCGACATGGACATTAGTACCAAGAGTACCTTCAGCAAGGCCAACCAGCTCACCGTGCAGCCAGACg CCAATATCAGGAAGTCAGCTCCTGCTATCAAAGTGCGTTTTCCAGCAGAAACGTACGCCCTGGCAGGACACACCACCCAGCTGGAGTGCTTTGCCTACGGAAA TCCCATCCCAAAGTTGCGTTGGAGGAAGGTGGATGGTCTGTTGCCGTCTAAGGCAGGGGCCAGTGCAGAGGGACCCATCCTCACTCTGCCTGAGATGACCTTCCATGACGAGGGCGTGTACGAGTGTGAGGCCTACAACTCTGAGGGCCGAGACAAACACCAGGGACGCATCAACGTGCAAG CCCAGCCAGAGTGGCTGCAGGTGATGAGTGACTCGGAGGTGGAGATCAGTTCAGAACTGCACTGGACCTGTGTGGCTGCTGGCAAACCAAGACCCTCCATACGCTGGTTACGTAATGGACAGCCCCTTAGCACacag GACCGAGTGGAGGTCAATGGGGGTCGTCTGAAGGTCATCAACCTGGCACTGGAGGATTCTGGGATGTATCAGTGTGTGGCTGAAAACAAACACGACACCATCTACTCCAACGCCGAACTGAGGGTGCAAG TCCAGGCCCCAGACTTCCGCTCCAACCCGGTGAGGAGGTTGGTCCCAGCAGCCCGAGGGGGGCAGGTGATGTTGGAGTGTCGGCCTCGAGCCGCCCCAAAACCTACCCTGTTCTGGAGCCGTGGCACTGAGCTCCTCACCAACAGCAGCAg GGTGACAGTGACTCCAGATGGGCTCCTGTGGATCCACAACATCAGCAGGGCAGATGAGGGGAAGTACACCTGCTTTGCTGAGAACTACTTGGGCAAGGCCAACAGCACTGGACACTTGTCAGTTAGAG aTGCCACTAAAATCACCCTAGCTCCCTCCAACGCTGACATCAACCAGGAAGAGAACGTCACGCTGCAGTGTCACGCGTCACATGACCCCACCATGGACCTCACCTTCACCTGGGCTCATAACGGAGCTCTGCTGGACCTGGACGACCCCGCCGGACCGTACCACCGTGTGGAGGGG aAGGAGACCATAGGGGATCTGTTGATAGTGAGTGGTCAGCTGAGTCAGGCAGGTACATACAGCTGTACAGCTCAGACCGTGGTGGACAGCGCCTCTGCCTCCGCTAAACTGGTGGTCAGAG GCCCCCCGGGACCTCCTGGTGGTTTAGTGGTGAAGAACGTTGCTGAGACGTCGGCGGAGCTGCGGTGGAGTCGTGGCTATGACAACCACAGCCCCATCGGGAAGTATGTCATCATGGGTTTCTCCCCACTGTCATCCGGATGGAGAACGATGAGGACAG AACCATCTAACATTGAAGGCAATGCTGAATCGGCTCGTGTGGTTGGCCTGTTGCCCTGGATGGACTATGAGTTCCAGGTCATCGCCAGTAACATCCTGGGTAGTGGAGAGCCTAGCATGTCCTCTCACACCGTACGCACTCAGCAAGCAGCTCCCACAGTGGCCCCTAGTGGactaggtggaggaggaggagaccgcAACGAACTCATCATCACCTGGACC CCCATGGCCAGAGAGTACCAGAATGGAGATGGCTTTGGCTACATCCTGGCATTCCGGAAGCGGAACACTCCGACATGGGTGGTGGAGCGTGTTTCCAACGTGGAGTCGTCTCGCTATGTGTACTCCAACCAGAGCCTGTCCCCCTACTGCCCATTTGAGGTGAAGATCAAAGCCTACAACCGTAAAGGAGAGGGTCCCTTCAGCCAGATTGCCCTGGTGCACTCTGCAGAGGAGG AGCCCACGGTGGCGCCCTTGAGGATCAATGCCACGGCTCTTACGGCGTTCGAGATGCAGGTGTCGTGGGACCCAGTCCAACACCTCAGCGCCAATGGCATCCTCAGAGGTTACGAG ATCCGGTACTGGCGTCAGCATGAGCGGGAGGCAGCTGCAGACCGCGTGCGTACAGCCGGGTTGGAGACAACGGCTCGCGTGACAGGACTGAGACCCAGCACCCGGTACCATGTTACCGTGCTGGCCTACAACAGCGCTGGCACAGGACCAGCCTCACCCAAATCCACTGTCACTACCAGGAGACCAC CTCCTAATCGCCCCCCTGGCAACGTGTTCTGGAAGACTGATGGCTCATGGGTAACTGTGAGGTGGGATCATGTCAAGGCCCTCGGCAACGAATCAGCTGTGCTGGGCTACAAG gTGTTGTATAAGCATGAGGGCCAGTCTGCACTGAAGGTTCTGGACAAGGGGAAGACGTCCGTCACCCTGCCCCTACCCAAAGACAACGGCTATGTGGTCCTGGAGATTCGCtcctggggggagggaggagacggagccGCACACGAGACTGTTGTTTCCCGCGACTCAG GAACTGGAATGATGGTGCAGAACCAAGCAAGATCCCCATGGTCCAATcatgctcccctccttctcaccgccacactctccctcactcttatTGGCTTGCTGGACCTGTGA